Proteins encoded in a region of the Vicia villosa cultivar HV-30 ecotype Madison, WI linkage group LG5, Vvil1.0, whole genome shotgun sequence genome:
- the LOC131601927 gene encoding 3-ketoacyl-CoA synthase 12-like has product MESLSLIFLVPALYLCFLLWKLFDQKRDQECYLLDYQCHKPTQDRMLGTEFCGKIIRRTENLGLDEYKFLLKAIVSSGIGEQTYAPRNVFEGREASPTIHDGISEMEEFFDDSIVKLLARSKIPPSEIDVLVVNISMLSTLPSLSARIINRYKLRHDVKVYNLTGMGCSASLISLDIVQNIFKSQKNKLALLVTSESLSPNWYPGNNKSMILANCLFRSGGCAVLLTNKRSLKHKAILKLNCLVRTHHGARDESFGCCLQKEDEQGKSGIFLGKNLPKAATRAFVDNLRVISPKILPTRELLRFLLVSLLEKLKIMCTYSSKSSSGVATIVTKKSPLNFKTGIDHFCLHTGGKAVIDGVGMSLDLSEHDLEPARMTLHRFGNTSASSLWYVLGYMEAKKRLRKGDRVFMISFGAGFKCNSCLWEVMKDLGNGYGNVWDDCVEDYPPETLVSPFMEKYGWVNQVEDVNNVELPDFLK; this is encoded by the coding sequence ATGGAGTCtctctctttaatttttcttgtcCCAGCATTGTACTTGTGTTTCCTATTATGGAAACTATTCGATCAAAAGAGGGACCAAGAGTGTTACCTATTAGATTACCAATGTCACAAACCAACACAAGATAGAATGCTAGGGACAGAATTTTGTGGCAAAATAATCAGAAGAACCGAGAATTTGGGTCTAGATGAGTACAAATTTCTTCTCAAAGCCATAGTAAGTTCCGGCATCGGCGAGCAAACTTACGCGCCAAGAAACGTCTTCGAGGGCCGCGAAGCATCGCCAACCATCCACGACGGGATCTCGGAGATGGAAGAATTTTTCGACGACAGCATTGTGAAACTCCTAGCCCGGTCGAAAATTCCCCCCTCCGAAATCGACGTCCTCGTCGTCAACATCTCCATGCTCTCCACTCTCCCGTCTCTATCCGCGCGGATCATCAACCGATACAAACTACGCCACGACGTCAAAGTCTACAACCTCACCGGAATGGGCTGCAGTGCTAGTCTTATCTCCCTAGACATtgttcaaaatattttcaaatcacaAAAAAACAAGCTAGCACTTTTGGTCACATCAGAGTCTCTTAGTCCAAATTGGTACCCGGGAAACAACAAATCAATGATCCTTGCCAACTGTCTCTTCCGCTCGGGCGGATGCGCGGTTCTTCTAACAAACAAAAGATCCTTAAAGCACAAAGCTATACTGAAACTAAACTGCTTAGTAAGAACTCACCACGGCGCGAGAGACGAGTCGTTCGGATGTTGCCTTCAAAAGGAAGATGAACAAGGCAAGAGTGGTATTTTCTTAGGAAAAAATCTCCCAAAAGCCGCAACAAGAGCATTTGTTGACAACCTAAGAGTAATATCACCCAAAATTTTACCAACAAGGGAACTCTTAAGGTTTCTCTTAGTCTCACTTTTGGAGAAACTTAAAATAATGTGTACTTATTCTTCTAAGTCCTCTAGTGGTGTAGCAACAATAGTAACAAAAAAATCACCATTGAATTTCAAAACCGGCATTGATCATTTTTGCCTCCACACAGGAGGAAAAGCAGTGATAGATGGAGTTGGAATGAGCTTGGATCTAAGTGAGCATGATCTTGAGCCAGCAAGGATGACACTTCATAGATTTGGCAACACTTCTGCTAGTAGTTTGTGGTATGTGTTAGGTTACATGGAAGCAAAAAAGAGGTTAAGAAAAGGTGATAGGGTTTTTATGATAAGTTTTGGAGCTGGATTTAAGTGCAATAGTTGTTTGTGGGAAGTGATGAAGGATCTTGGAAATGGATATGGGAATGTTTGGGATGATTGTGTTGAGGATTATCCACCAGAGACTTTGGTTAGTCCTTTCATGGAGAAGTATGGTTGGGTTAATCAAGTTGAGGATGTAAACAATGTTGAACTTCCTGATTTTCTTAAGTGA